The Styela clava chromosome 13, kaStyClav1.hap1.2, whole genome shotgun sequence genome has a window encoding:
- the LOC120333387 gene encoding dynactin subunit 2-A-like has protein sequence MADPKYAGLPGIDTSEKDIYESGDLPEDDQQWIPEELSSESVEKDNINTKEAFKQFNSKYVSGSDADFSEKLGSKPGYDTGEYSIAGIGEVETPTQKLQRLRAEVAQLSTELKSGSGDKSGSLPAETLKQVEILQSQLASHGQGDGTYLHGSFDKVLSSINEMMALQQKSTSSSSKKNQEGSYSLMIKPDQSQLKFGAKMSDIEARISKIEKAVGVDTEALAVLSSQTKHKNLKAAVEGLEVKRNMLDPEKLPQVDTRLQAVLNKLNEINKVRKQKGAEQVALDKKVLEIYDLVQKWDSVCASLPSIIHRLETLNSLHQQAADFSSTLQHMETVQNQIATKIGDTTTLAKQVDETFKQNAQTIQSNLQSLENRIQNLTAKK, from the coding sequence ATGGCAGATCCTAAATATGCTGGCCTTCCTGGTATAGATACTTCGGAAAAAGATATTTACGAATCTGGAGATCTTCCCGAAGATGATCAACAATGGATACCTGAAGAATTATCAAGTGAAAGCGTAGAAAAAGACAACATAAATACGAAGGAAGCATTTAAACAGTTTAATTCAAAGTATGTTTCTGGAAGTGACGCAGATTTTTCAGAAAAACTTGGTTCAAAACCAGGGTATGATACTGGAGAGTACTCCATTGCGGGGATTGGTGAAGTAGAAACACCGACACAAAAGCTTCAGAGACTCAGAGCAGAAGTTGCGCAGTTATCAACAGAACTAAAATCAGGATCAGGTGATAAGTCAGGGTCACTACCTGCCGAAACTCTTAAACAAGTTGAAATCCTTCAATCACAGCTTGCTTCTCATGGCCAAGGTGATGGTACATATTTGCACGGAAGCTTTGATAAAGTTTTATCATCAATAAATGAGATGATGGCATTGCAACAAAAGTCGACATCATCCTCTTCAAAAAAAAACCAAGAAGGTTCATATAGTTTGATGATTAAACCAGATCagtcacaattaaaatttggcGCAAAAATGTCTGATATTGAAGCAAGaatatcaaaaattgaaaaggCTGTTGGTGTTGACACTGAAGCTCTTGCTGTTTTATCTTctcaaacaaaacacaaaaatcTCAAAGCGGCGGTTGAGGGATTGGAAGTCAAAAGAAACATGCTCGATCCAGAAAAATTGCCACAGGTTGACACAAGATTGCAAGCAGTATTGAACAAActcaatgaaataaataaagtacgAAAACAAAAAGGAGCGGAACAGGTAGCTCTAGATAAAAaagttcttgaaatatatgatttAGTACAGAAATGGGACAGCGTCTGCGCTTCATTACCAAGCATCATTCATCGTCTTGAGACCTTGAATTCATTACACCAACAAGCTGCAGATTTTTCATCCACACTTCAGCATATGGAGACAGTACAAAATCAAATTGCAACCAAGATTGGAGACACTACCACGTTAGCGAAACAAGTCGATGAAACTTTCAAACAAAATGCACAAACGATTCAATCAAATTTGCAATCACTGGAAAacagaattcaaaatttgacaGCAAAGAAATAA